A stretch of Fusarium poae strain DAOMC 252244 chromosome 2, whole genome shotgun sequence DNA encodes these proteins:
- a CDS encoding hypothetical protein (TransMembrane:1 (o6-23i)), whose translation MAFPILIISAIGVSFVFLLRWLATYARTVLKVRRNGHPAIHSGIMLFESVVRSWYPRIPVLVPMEKLTLKDPFKKFADARSDMIVITEATSPNGIAYLFGSPKIFREIGRNGDIFLKPLEKIRYRMLNTFGLQLASAQNGAQHERHKRVVKAVFNNELMENGWYNMRNMWRTLLREEGIYPVAANSETAPIVRDMKSTMLKVTLGAIGASWFDIDIPWDPAKETQRQNNELMPFAETLKVVWDSPFVQTVLPLWFLEWSPSSYLRRAGWAQRSLVAHIKNAQAETRRRIEERKDTTEVEGRTRKYRNLIDALVDSQNDVEKAERLEKGYLAPNVGLSDKEVQGNIFSFMVTGHETSSHTLTWVLSLLAKNTDWQEKLYEEVSKVNTILLDEASGLDGAKPLKYLAYEEMSNLPLILAATVETLRMRDLAMQMTRVASRNTTLSYTTWDGENPAEAKVQHHTISIPAGTRVHLDTAAFGVNPFKWENPATYNPARHIRETEDANGNKKVAVSYEDFIGYSSGSRQCIGKRFAEVTMVCFLAHTILNYRWEVVAEPGETQEQAKIRASTGSEQFMLTPPAYDLRFIRR comes from the exons ATGGCCTTTCCTATCTTGATCATCAGCGCCATCGGCGTATCCTTTGTTTTTCTGCTGCGTTGGCTCGCGACATACGCGCGCACAGTCCTCAAGGTCCGCCGTAATGGCCACCCCGCGATCCATAGCGGTATCATGCTCTTCGAGTCCGTTGTGCGCTCATGGTATCCTCGCATTCCAGTCTTGGTACCCATGGAAAAGCTTACTCTGAAGGATCCCTTCAAGAAATTCGCTGATGCGCGAAGCGATATGATTGTGATTACCGAGGCC ACATCACCTAATGGCATTGCCTACCTCTTTGGATCACCAAAGATCTTTCGTGAAATTGGTCGCAATGGTGACATCTTCCTCAAACCTCTTGAGAAGATTCGCTATCGCATGCTCAACACTTTTGGACTGCAACTTGCCTCGGCACAGAATGGTGCTCAGCATGAGAGGCACAAACGTGTTGTCAAAGCAGTGTTTAACAACGAACTCATGGAAAATGGGTGGTACAACATGCGCAACATGTGGCGCACTTTGCTCCGTGAAGAGGGCATCTATCCAGTGGCTGCCAACTCAGAGACTGCACCCATCGTACGAGATATGAAGTCAACCATGCTCAAGGTCACACTCGGTGCCATTGGTGCTTCCTGGTTCGACATTGATATCCCCTGGGACCCAGCCAAGGAGACACAGCGCCAAAATAATGAGTTGATGCCATTTGCCGAGACACTGAAAGTGGTATGGGACTCACCATTTGTGCAGACTGTGCTACCACTCTGGTTCTTGGAATGGAGTCCCTCGTCGTACTTGCGTCGTGCTGGCTGGGCGCAGCGATCTCTTGTCGCACATATTAAGAATGCCCAGgctgagacaaggcgaagaatcgaagaaaggaaagatacAACTGAGGTTGAAGGCCGCACAAGAAAGTACAGAAACCTCATCGATGCGCTTGTTGATTCACAAAACGACGTGGAAAAGGCCGAGAGGCTCGAGAAGGGATATTTAGCGCCCAATGTCGGTCTATCAGACAAAGAGGTCCAGGGCAACATTTTCTCCTTCATGGT AACTGGTCATGAAACATCCTCGCACACACTGACTTGGGTATTATCACTGCTCGCCAAGAACACTGACTGGCAAGAAAAGCTCTATGAAGAGGTCAGCAAGGTGAACACTATTCTCTTGGATGAGGCTTCAGGTCTGGACGGCGCGAAACCACTGAAGTATCTCGCCTATGAGGAAATGTCAAATCTCCCTCTGATCCTTGCTGCTACTGTCGAGACCCTTCGTATGCGCGATTTAGCTATGCAGATGACACGTGTGGCCTCACGTAACACTACACTCAGCTACACAACCTGGGATGGCGAGAACCCAGCTGAGGCCAAGGTGCAACACCACACTATCTCCATTCCTGCGGGCACACGCGTGCACCTCGACACAGCGGCATTTGGAGTCAATCCTTTCAAGTGGGAGAACCCAGCAACATACAACCCGGCACGTCATATTCGTGAGACTGAAGATGCGAATGGTAACAAAAAGGTGGCC GTTTCCTACGAGGACTTCATCGGCTACTCATCTGGTTCACGTCAGTGTATTGGTAAGCGTTTTGCTGAGGTGACAATGGTGTGCTTCCTAGCACACACGATTCTCAACTACCGGTGGGAGGTTGTGGCTGAGCCGGGTGAGACCCAAGAGCAGGCTAAGATTAGGGCATCTACTGGTTCGGAACAGTTCATGTTGACGCCACCGGCTTACGATCTGCGCTTTATCAGACGCTAA